A genomic region of Miscanthus floridulus cultivar M001 chromosome 3, ASM1932011v1, whole genome shotgun sequence contains the following coding sequences:
- the LOC136545741 gene encoding uncharacterized protein isoform X2, translated as MALFVAFAAVILQPSAASRVVGGAHARAIAAANADPGAAPSPDGDGGGGIPQLPPQPRECRPWLARMMPCAGFLTNATVYAPEATCCDGFNAMFTLDTVTCLCHVVNGDIGQLLPAPIRHMRMVELFSVCGHDVRVDILAAACNLMDGVPPIDLPSPSPLTPSPSPSPAPSPSGWP; from the exons ATGGCCTTGTTCGTCGCCTTCGCCGCCGTTATCCTGCAGCCATCTGCGGCGAGCAGAGTCGTCGGAGGAGCCCATGCCAGGGCCATCGCCGCGGCAAACGCAGATCCAGGAGCGGCGCCATCCCCAGAcggtgatggcggcggcggcattcCACAGCTGCCGCCGCAGCCAAGGGAGTGCCGGCCATGGTTGGCGCGGATGATGCCGTGCGCgggcttcctcaccaacgccaccGTGTACGCGCCCGAGGCCACCTGCTGCGATGGCTTCAACGCCATGTTCACCTTGGACACGGTCACCTGCCTGTGCCACGTCGTGAACGGCGACATCGGCCAGCTTCTGCCGGCGCCGATAAGACATATGCGCATGGTGGAGCTCTTCTCGGTGTGTGGCCACGACGTACGTGTCGATATACTTGCCGCGGCCTGCAACCTAA TGGATGGAGTGCCGCCGATAGACCTTCCGAGTCCCTCACCATTGACGCCTTCGCCATCGCCATCCCCAGCTCCATCCCCGTCGG GATGGCCATGA
- the LOC136543744 gene encoding zinc finger BED domain-containing protein RICESLEEPER 2-like, with the protein MAEDDGELPPGMAPEGENDDDIRDDAAALFGVDLGDGDGGEGATASANPVGSNSNGSVPSVAAAGNGKVGKRKSPVWDDFEEIFETVNGVQICTKAKCKMCKSTLSARSSAGTGHLKRHQNSCRQKTDQRDRVQSRLSYNPDGSVHNWDYKPEVARTELCRLIARLDLPLGIGDTDAFEEYIQRAHNPRFRRVSRQSTTRDLRALFTERRNMLKNHILSGASSVALTSDIWSGNAKEDYISVVAHYVSADWELQKKVIGLRLIEVKHTGENISEKIACVVQEFGMIDKIYSVTLDNASSNAKAMETLTPMFACYLGSDPTPTSSDPNKRKYNLMHQRCACHIINLIVKSDLKRFKTYTEDFRTAINFLNSSNHRIAMFKNYCNAQGVRPRKFGLDMDVRWNATYLMLKHLLPYKEVFSVFINAIFGCTLLTPRHWFIAAKILEFLELFYESTCVLSGVYYPTSPLILHHMLDIAHHLHESEKDQNLMAVVYPMKLKYLKYWENIPLLYSIAFILDPRAKLRGLFNVLVILKENIGVDYNKYYADVKTEIYKLFAKYDSKYGSTRSQRPVHPAVNSGKRKQAWGRIFGGPGSSAVVGHPPPASVSTSTQSAASVACELTTYLDSDNVTAYEDDFDLLLWWRDHKLTYPVFSIMARDIMAVPVSTVSSESCFSLIGRIIEERRRRLLPEHVEMLACIKDWELGDRRLQHSTDNQELAESFENLYLDVPEDGSGPPSASTSASASVASASAAT; encoded by the coding sequence atggctgaagacgatggcGAGCTTCCGCCTGGCATGGCCCCTGAGGGCGAGAACGACGACGACATCCGTGATGACGCTGCTGCGTTGTTCGGTGTCGATCTCGGAGACGGcgacggtggtgaaggggcgacgGCGTCTGCGAACCCGGTCGGCTCCAACTCCAACGGCTCTGTTccatctgttgctgctgctggtaaTGGTAAggttggtaagcgtaaatctcCTGTCTGGGATGATTTTGAAGAGATATTTGAGACTGTGAATGGAGTACAGATTTGCACTAAAGCTAAATGTAAAATGTGTAAGTCAactttgtctgctagatctagtgctggcactggtcacttgaagaggcaccagaACTCTTGTAGGCAGAAAACTGATCAACGTGATAGGGTTCAATCTAGGCTATCttacaatcctgatggttctgtgcATAACTGGGATTATAAACCTGAGGTAGCTAGAACTGAACTCTGCagattgattgctaggcttgatttgCCTTTGGGTATTGGTGATACAGATGCATTTGAGGAGTACATTCAacgtgctcataaccctaggtttcgTAGGGTGTCTAGACAGTCCACCactagagaccttcgtgctctatttactgaacgtcgtaatatgcttaagaatCATATTTTGTCTGGTGCATCATCTGTTGCTTTGACATCTGACATATGGTCTGgaaatgctaaggaggactacaTTAGTGTAGTTGCTCATTATGTGAGTGCAGATTGGGAGCTACAAAAAAAGGTAATTGGCCTCAGGTTGATTGAGGTGAAGCACACTGGTGAGAATATTTCTGAAAAAATTGCTTGTGTGGTTCAGGAATTTGGTATGATTGACAAGATTTATTCTGttactctagacaatgcttcctCCAATGCTAAGGCAATGGAGACTTTGACACCCATGTTTGCATGTTATTTAGGTTCTGATCCAACACCTACTTCATCAGATCCTAATAAGCGTAAATATAATCTTATGCATCAGCGTTGTGCTTGCCATATCATTAATTTAATTGTGAAATCTGATTTAAAGAGATTTAAAACTTACACAGAGgattttagaactgctattaacttcttaaattcatCTAATCACAGAATTGCCATGTTTAAGAATTATTGCAATGctcagggtgttagacctagaaagtttggtttAGATATGGATGTGagatggaatgctacataccttatgcttaaacacttgctACCTTACAAGGAggttttttctgtgttcattaatgcaATTTTTGGCTGCACATTGTTGACTCCAAGACATTGGTTCATTGCTGCCAAGATATTGGAGTTCCTGGAATTATTTTATGAATCAACATGTGTTCtatctggtgtttactatccaactagtccactaATTCTGCACCATATGCTTGACATTGCTCATCATTTGCAtgaaagtgaaaaagatcaaaatctaatggctgttgtctatcctatgaagcttaaatatcTTAAGTATTGGGAAAatatacctctgttatattctattgctttcattcttgatcctagagctaagttgagaggtTTGTTTAATGTGCTGGTAATACTTAAAGAGAACATTggtgttgattacaataaatattaTGCTGATGTTAAAACTGAAATTTACAAGTTATTTGCCAAGTATGACAGCAAGTATGGTTCTACAAGGTCTCAAAGGCCTGTACATCCTGCAGTCAACTCAGGTAAGAGGAAACAAGCATGGGGAAGGATCTTTGGCGGCCCTGGATCATCAGCTGTTGTTGGTCATCCTCCCCCTGCCTCTGTCTCCACTTCAACTCAATCTGCTGCCTCTGTTGCTTGTGAGCTCACAACTTATCTggatagtgacaatgtcactgcatatgaggatgattttgatttgcttctctggtggcgtgaccacaaactaacctatccTGTTTTTTCTATAATGGCAAGAGATATTATGGCTGTTCCTGTTTCTACTGTCTCTTCAGAATCATGTTTCAGTTTAATAGGAAGGATTATTGAGGAGCGGCGCCGAAGACTTCTGCCTGAACATGTggagatgcttgcttgcatcaaGGACTGGGAGCTGGGTGATAGAAGACTTCAACATTCTACTGACAACCAAGAGCTGGCAGAGTCCTTTGAGAATCTATATCTTGATGTTCCTGAAGATGGATCTGGGCCTCCTTCTGCTAGCACATCTGCAAGTGCTTCTGTTGCTTCTGCTTCTGCTGCTACCTGA
- the LOC136545741 gene encoding uncharacterized protein isoform X1, which produces MALFVAFAAVILQPSAASRVVGGAHARAIAAANADPGAAPSPDGDGGGGIPQLPPQPRECRPWLARMMPCAGFLTNATVYAPEATCCDGFNAMFTLDTVTCLCHVVNGDIGQLLPAPIRHMRMVELFSVCGHDVRVDILAAACNLMDGVPPIDLPSPSPLTPSPSPSPAPSPSAGWP; this is translated from the exons ATGGCCTTGTTCGTCGCCTTCGCCGCCGTTATCCTGCAGCCATCTGCGGCGAGCAGAGTCGTCGGAGGAGCCCATGCCAGGGCCATCGCCGCGGCAAACGCAGATCCAGGAGCGGCGCCATCCCCAGAcggtgatggcggcggcggcattcCACAGCTGCCGCCGCAGCCAAGGGAGTGCCGGCCATGGTTGGCGCGGATGATGCCGTGCGCgggcttcctcaccaacgccaccGTGTACGCGCCCGAGGCCACCTGCTGCGATGGCTTCAACGCCATGTTCACCTTGGACACGGTCACCTGCCTGTGCCACGTCGTGAACGGCGACATCGGCCAGCTTCTGCCGGCGCCGATAAGACATATGCGCATGGTGGAGCTCTTCTCGGTGTGTGGCCACGACGTACGTGTCGATATACTTGCCGCGGCCTGCAACCTAA TGGATGGAGTGCCGCCGATAGACCTTCCGAGTCCCTCACCATTGACGCCTTCGCCATCGCCATCCCCAGCTCCATCCCCGTCGG cagGATGGCCATGA